The segment CCCCATCCGTTCTCCGGATGGGGCCCGTTGCCGTATCCGCTGCGGTGCGGGCGGGTCAGCAGGGCACCCGGAAGCCGCCGGGGGCGCGCTGGCCCTCGGCGCCGCCGGTCAGCGCCGTACGCAGGGCCGCCTCGGGCCGCGGCACCATGCTGCCGTCGGGCTGGAGCAGCTGCTGGCGCTGGGTGACGGTGCCGGTGCGGGCGCCGGGCACCCCCGCGTTCTTGACCGCCACCCGGTTCAACGGGGCGGGCTTCAGCTGCTTCTTGGCGCGGATGAAGGAGACGAAGCTCTCGAAGTCACGGGTGTGCCGGACCGGTGCGGTGAAGCCGGTGAAGGCGCTGAAGCCGTCCTGGTTGATGAGGGTGTAGGAGGGGGCGGCGAGCCGGTAGCGGCGGGTGAGGTCGAGGGCGGTGCCGTCGATGAACACCTCGGCCGGGTCGATCCGCCGGCCGACCGCTCCCGCGGCGTCGAAGGTGTAGCGGACGTTGGCGGAGACGGCCAGCGGGGAGAAGCCGAGGCCGCCGCCGGCGGTCGGGGCCCACTGTTCCTCCAGGGCGTCGTGCAGCTGCCGGCCGGTGACGGTGACGGTCATGATCGGGTCGCCGAAGCCGACGGAGTTCCAGGCCTGCGCGAAGGTGACGGTGCCGCCCGTCTCCTCGTCGCGGATCAGATCGCCGGCGATCACGGCCTGGCCGACGCGTGGCGCGACCGCGATGACGGCGAGGTCCGCGGGGGTGTTGGGGTGGTCGGCGGGATCGTCCATCGGGCCGTGCGGCTGCCGGCCCGCCCACAGCGCCCAGTCGGCGACGAGGTTGCCCATGGTGGACTCCCCCACCGCGTTGCGCCGCCGGGTGAAGGAGGCGGTCTGGGTGCCGAGGCGGCTGCGGGCGCGCCGGCTGCCGTAGTCCGCCCAGTAGCCGGCGATCGACTTCAGGTCCGGGTCCGGTGTGACATCGCGGGTGTTGGGGTGGTTGGTGGCGGTGGTGAGCTCCCGGATCACCGCGCCGGTGTCGGGGTCGAGGCGCAGATTGATCTCGTTGACGAGCTGGCCGTAGCAGCCGGCCTCGACGAACGGCCGGGGCACGCCGTCGGGGTCGGGCAGCATCATCGTGAAGGCGCAGTGCCAGTGGCCGGTGACGATGGCGTCGATGTCCGGGGAGACGCGCAGCGCCAGTTCGTAGGCGGGCCCCGAGGGGTTGCTGCCGCTGGAGAAGTCGCTGCCGGCCACCGCGCCGTCGTGCATGCTGAGCACGATCGCCCGGACACCGCGGGACCTGAGCTCCGCCGCGCAGCGGTTGGCGGTCTCCAGCTCGTCGAGGGTGCGCAGTCCCGGCTGGTAGGAGCCGGGGAAGGACTCGGTGCCGATGGCGGTCAGATGGATGAAGCCGACCGGCAGCCGGCGGCCGCCGCCGGCGTCCACGTACTCGATGTTGTACGGCGGCAGCACGAGCTCGCCGTTCCCGTTCCACACCATGTTGGCGCTGTAGTAGGGGAACTTCGCGCCCTGGAAGCGGCGGCCGGTGGAGTCCTCGAAGTCGTCGTCGCGGCCGACGACGGGGAAGCTGTCGCCGTCCTCCATGTGGGAGGTGAGGAACTTCGCGGACTTGTCGAACTCGTGGTTGCCGGCCGAGGCGAAGTCCAGGCCCATGGCGTTGAGGGCCTCGATGGTGGGCTCGTCGGCGAAGGTGGCGGCGTCGAACTC is part of the Streptomyces platensis genome and harbors:
- a CDS encoding bifunctional metallophosphatase/5'-nucleotidase: MRDIGRRSFFTAAGALATASAIGSNAYATGHARDAATADEYVDVQLLNITDLHGYLQGAPGAHSIITGAGGKTYTVGGVAYMAAHLERLRAGRRNSLFFAPGDLFSGWEFDAATFADEPTIEALNAMGLDFASAGNHEFDKSAKFLTSHMEDGDSFPVVGRDDDFEDSTGRRFQGAKFPYYSANMVWNGNGELVLPPYNIEYVDAGGGRRLPVGFIHLTAIGTESFPGSYQPGLRTLDELETANRCAAELRSRGVRAIVLSMHDGAVAGSDFSSGSNPSGPAYELALRVSPDIDAIVTGHWHCAFTMMLPDPDGVPRPFVEAGCYGQLVNEINLRLDPDTGAVIRELTTATNHPNTRDVTPDPDLKSIAGYWADYGSRRARSRLGTQTASFTRRRNAVGESTMGNLVADWALWAGRQPHGPMDDPADHPNTPADLAVIAVAPRVGQAVIAGDLIRDEETGGTVTFAQAWNSVGFGDPIMTVTVTGRQLHDALEEQWAPTAGGGLGFSPLAVSANVRYTFDAAGAVGRRIDPAEVFIDGTALDLTRRYRLAAPSYTLINQDGFSAFTGFTAPVRHTRDFESFVSFIRAKKQLKPAPLNRVAVKNAGVPGARTGTVTQRQQLLQPDGSMVPRPEAALRTALTGGAEGQRAPGGFRVPC